A single window of Deinococcus sp. KSM4-11 DNA harbors:
- the pilM gene encoding type IV pilus assembly protein PilM, translating into MSSFLNRLLNPRPPALGVEIGTSAIKVVALRPGSPPSLLHAVMVPTPIGSMRDGLVVEPQAVATELKNLLAEHRITTKYAVTAVPNQSAVTRNIMVPKMDRKELQDAIKWEAERYIPYPIDDVSLDFDLLDDPATIPDDAQMEVVIAAAPTEAIARQVEVLRLAGLEPTIVDLKSFAALRALRGNLLGEHLTKSTLTGSNYTEAGEVALVMEIGASSSVINLVRGDRVLLTRNINVAADDFTTALQKSFDLDFSAAEDVKLGYATATTPTEDEEDLLNFDLAREQYSPARVFEVVRPVLGDLITEIRRSLEFYRVQSGDVVIDRTFLAGGGAKLRGLAAAISDALGFRVEVASPWLTVQTDQANVDTGYLQTNAPEFTVPLGLALRGVTGRG; encoded by the coding sequence ATGTCAAGTTTCCTGAACCGACTACTTAATCCGCGGCCCCCGGCGCTTGGTGTCGAAATCGGCACGAGCGCCATCAAGGTGGTGGCCCTGCGGCCAGGCTCCCCCCCGTCCCTGCTGCATGCCGTCATGGTGCCCACCCCGATCGGCAGCATGCGGGATGGACTGGTGGTCGAGCCCCAGGCAGTCGCGACGGAGCTCAAAAACCTCCTGGCCGAGCACCGCATCACCACCAAGTACGCCGTGACCGCCGTGCCCAACCAGTCGGCGGTCACGCGCAACATCATGGTGCCCAAGATGGATCGTAAGGAACTCCAGGACGCCATCAAGTGGGAGGCCGAGCGGTACATTCCCTATCCCATCGACGACGTCAGCCTGGACTTCGACCTGCTGGACGACCCGGCCACGATTCCCGACGACGCGCAGATGGAGGTGGTGATCGCCGCCGCCCCCACCGAGGCCATCGCGCGTCAGGTCGAGGTGCTGCGTCTTGCGGGCCTGGAGCCGACCATCGTGGATCTCAAGTCCTTCGCGGCGCTACGCGCCCTGCGTGGGAATTTGCTGGGCGAGCATCTCACCAAGAGCACCCTGACCGGCAGCAACTACACAGAGGCGGGCGAGGTCGCGCTGGTCATGGAGATTGGCGCGAGCAGCAGCGTGATCAATCTGGTTCGGGGCGACCGTGTACTCCTCACCCGCAACATCAATGTGGCGGCCGACGATTTCACCACGGCCCTCCAGAAGTCCTTCGACCTGGACTTCAGCGCCGCCGAGGACGTGAAGCTCGGGTACGCCACCGCGACCACGCCCACCGAGGATGAGGAAGACCTGCTGAACTTCGACCTGGCGCGCGAGCAGTACTCGCCGGCGCGCGTGTTCGAGGTGGTGCGGCCGGTGCTGGGCGACCTGATCACCGAAATCCGCCGCAGCCTGGAGTTCTACCGCGTGCAGAGCGGCGACGTGGTCATCGACCGGACCTTCCTGGCGGGCGGCGGCGCGAAACTGCGCGGGCTGGCCGCGGCGATCAGTGACGCGCTGGGCTTCCGCGTGGAGGTCGCCAGCCCCTGGCTGACCGTTCAGACCGATCAGGCGAACGTGGATACCGGGTACCTCCAGACGAACGCGCCGGAATTTACGGTGCCGCTGGGACTGGCCCTGCGGGGGGTGACCGGCCGTGGTTGA
- the murF gene encoding UDP-N-acetylmuramoyl-tripeptide--D-alanyl-D-alanine ligase, with the protein MLDPRAVPFAATVHPQARPAKRLTWDSREVNADTAFVALPGERMHGNGFVPQALEAGAPFVLTDLDVPRAVRVPDAQAALFAWARSERAHSPLVVGITGSAGKTTAKAYVSAALDAYSMPVFNTMPAIACFLVQYGRSQQPLVVEMGIDRLGEMAELVDLVRPDVGVVTTVAPAHLEQLGSVEAIAREKGVILQGRRALVGAQASPFYPGVDTYGFGEGLTFQGEHLTVTPHAARFSFRGIQVLLPLASRVQAEAAVLGMRLAQEHGLALVDAAVRLTTVRVPGGRYRVHPGRFTVIDDAYNASPVAVSAALEALQGFNGRRISVLGRMLELGDTERELHAQVGREARERADLTFGVGGFAAELGDRAHATVPELLADLLPEVRDGDVVLVKASRGISWTPEKRAQEGVGLDVVVAALLQQRDGVPGKAAG; encoded by the coding sequence ATGCTGGATCCCCGCGCCGTTCCGTTCGCTGCCACCGTTCATCCACAGGCCCGGCCAGCCAAGCGGCTGACGTGGGATTCACGGGAGGTGAATGCCGACACCGCCTTCGTGGCCCTGCCCGGAGAGCGCATGCACGGCAACGGGTTCGTGCCGCAGGCGCTGGAGGCGGGGGCACCCTTCGTGCTCACCGATCTGGACGTGCCGCGGGCCGTACGGGTGCCGGACGCGCAGGCCGCGCTCTTCGCCTGGGCCCGCTCCGAGCGGGCGCACAGTCCGCTGGTCGTGGGCATCACGGGCAGCGCGGGCAAGACGACCGCCAAGGCGTACGTCTCGGCGGCCCTGGACGCGTACTCCATGCCGGTGTTCAACACCATGCCCGCCATCGCGTGCTTCCTGGTGCAGTACGGGCGCAGCCAGCAGCCCCTGGTGGTCGAGATGGGCATCGACCGTCTGGGCGAGATGGCCGAGCTGGTGGATCTCGTCCGGCCCGATGTGGGGGTCGTGACGACCGTGGCCCCCGCGCATCTGGAACAACTGGGCAGCGTGGAGGCCATCGCGCGCGAAAAGGGCGTGATCCTGCAGGGGCGGCGGGCACTGGTGGGCGCGCAGGCATCGCCGTTCTATCCGGGCGTGGACACCTACGGGTTCGGCGAGGGCCTCACGTTCCAGGGCGAGCACCTGACCGTGACGCCCCATGCGGCCCGCTTCTCGTTCCGGGGCATTCAAGTGCTATTGCCGCTCGCCTCCCGCGTGCAGGCCGAGGCCGCCGTGCTGGGCATGCGGCTCGCGCAGGAGCACGGACTGGCGCTGGTCGATGCCGCCGTGCGCCTGACGACAGTGCGCGTGCCCGGCGGGCGCTACCGGGTGCATCCGGGCCGGTTCACGGTCATCGACGATGCCTACAACGCCTCGCCGGTCGCCGTCAGCGCGGCGCTCGAAGCCCTGCAGGGGTTCAACGGACGGCGGATCAGCGTGCTGGGCCGCATGCTGGAACTGGGCGACACGGAACGCGAATTGCACGCGCAGGTGGGCCGGGAAGCGCGGGAGCGTGCCGACCTGACCTTCGGCGTGGGCGGCTTTGCGGCCGAACTGGGCGACCGGGCCCACGCGACCGTGCCTGAACTTCTGGCCGACCTGCTCCCCGAGGTGCGCGATGGCGACGTCGTTCTGGTCAAGGCCAGCCGTGGCATCTCGTGGACGCCCGAGAAACGCGCGCAGGAAGGCGTGGGACTGGACGTGGTCGTCGCGGCGCTCCTGCAGCAGCGCGACGGCGTGCCAGGCAAAGCCGCCGGCTGA
- a CDS encoding bifunctional UDP-sugar hydrolase/5'-nucleotidase has product MKRNAPLLLLTAALGLNACSTTPTTVTPKPVSVTVLGLNDFHGNLAPTSFTKAGETTAIKAGGIEAIAAELNDARKKNPNTIFVGGGDLIGASPINSGLLRDEPAVYAMNQMGMKVSALGNHEFDQGLDELFRMQNGGCASNDTTKACKFDPNYSGATFKWIGANVKYNAASGKTGTPFAPYLIQEIGGARIAFVGAVTKTTPGIVSPEGVAMLDFTDEAEAVNAVIPEIQAKKVDAIIMLIHEGGELNSTTTANYSTVGCTTSDLDATQSPIIDIAKRVSPAVSAIISGHTHKGYNCLLPDPNGKNRIVIEGDFYGHLLQHLELKVDVANHAVMSVSAANLVVDYTARQAAGTLDFNMTQLLTTANSKTDAISNVTIANLGAPQIQRGISNARNTESALGDVDADALLFGTQAQGAQIGLMNPGGIRADLPDTTRIKPGNAVNFGDVFAVHPFGNTTTVLSLTGQQLKDLLEQQWSGPNATAIKLLQVSEGFTYSYTLANPDGQRINIADIKLNNAPISATATYRIATNNFLASGGDNFTIFKQATNVVQLANLADTDILSNYLKAKGSTLTNTVKGRITAK; this is encoded by the coding sequence ATGAAAAGAAACGCGCCTCTGCTGCTCCTGACGGCCGCCCTGGGTCTGAACGCCTGCTCCACCACGCCCACCACCGTGACGCCGAAACCGGTGAGCGTGACTGTACTCGGCCTGAACGACTTCCACGGCAACCTGGCGCCGACCTCGTTCACGAAGGCGGGCGAGACGACCGCCATCAAGGCCGGCGGCATCGAGGCCATCGCCGCCGAGCTGAACGACGCGCGCAAGAAAAACCCGAACACCATCTTCGTGGGCGGCGGCGACCTGATCGGCGCGTCGCCCATCAACTCCGGCCTGCTGCGCGACGAACCGGCCGTGTACGCCATGAACCAGATGGGCATGAAGGTCAGCGCGCTGGGCAACCACGAATTCGACCAGGGCCTGGACGAACTGTTCCGCATGCAGAACGGCGGCTGTGCCAGCAACGACACCACCAAGGCCTGCAAGTTCGACCCGAACTACAGCGGCGCAACCTTCAAGTGGATCGGCGCGAACGTCAAGTACAACGCCGCGTCCGGCAAGACCGGCACACCCTTCGCCCCGTACCTCATCCAGGAAATCGGCGGCGCGAGGATCGCCTTCGTGGGCGCCGTGACCAAGACCACGCCCGGCATCGTCTCGCCCGAGGGCGTGGCCATGCTGGACTTCACCGATGAAGCCGAGGCCGTGAACGCCGTGATCCCCGAGATCCAGGCCAAGAAAGTGGACGCGATCATCATGCTGATCCACGAGGGCGGCGAGCTGAACAGCACCACCACCGCCAACTACAGCACCGTCGGCTGCACCACGAGCGACCTTGACGCCACCCAGAGCCCCATCATCGACATCGCCAAGCGCGTCAGCCCGGCCGTCAGCGCCATCATCAGCGGCCACACCCACAAGGGTTACAACTGCCTGCTGCCCGATCCCAACGGCAAGAACCGCATTGTGATCGAGGGCGATTTCTACGGCCACCTGCTCCAGCACCTGGAATTGAAGGTGGATGTCGCCAACCACGCCGTCATGAGCGTCTCGGCCGCGAACCTGGTCGTGGACTACACCGCCCGTCAGGCCGCCGGAACCCTGGACTTCAACATGACCCAGCTCCTGACGACCGCGAATTCCAAGACAGACGCCATCTCGAACGTCACGATCGCCAACCTCGGGGCTCCGCAGATCCAGCGCGGCATCAGCAACGCGCGCAACACCGAGAGCGCCCTGGGCGACGTGGACGCAGACGCGCTGCTCTTCGGCACCCAGGCCCAGGGCGCCCAGATCGGCCTGATGAACCCCGGCGGCATCCGCGCCGACCTGCCCGACACCACCCGCATCAAGCCGGGCAACGCCGTGAACTTCGGCGACGTGTTCGCCGTCCATCCCTTCGGTAACACCACCACGGTGCTCAGCCTGACCGGGCAGCAGCTCAAGGATCTGCTCGAACAGCAGTGGAGCGGCCCGAACGCCACCGCCATCAAACTGCTGCAGGTGTCCGAGGGCTTCACGTACTCGTACACCCTGGCCAACCCGGACGGCCAGCGCATCAACATCGCGGACATCAAGCTGAACAACGCGCCGATCAGTGCAACCGCCACCTACCGCATTGCCACGAACAACTTCCTGGCGTCCGGCGGCGACAACTTCACCATCTTCAAGCAGGCCACGAACGTCGTACAGCTCGCCAATCTGGCCGATACGGACATCCTGTCGAATTACCTGAAGGCCAAGGGCAGCACCCTGACCAACACCGTCAAGGGCCGCATCACCGCGAAGTAA
- a CDS encoding acetamidase/formamidase family protein: MTDHHLGTDHIHTVWDNALPPALTIEPGDTVTLDTLDASDGGVARRVATGDLTPPAGLVDVISRDLRPLRNGPRGHPLTGPISVEGAQPGDALRIEILDVRAADWGWTGCRPDGIGLLDAVLGAEGLQPYTHFWDLRARTHTEFLPGIRLPLAPFPGVIGVAPGATGPHPTSPPRQVGGNMDIRQLVAGSVLWLPVEVPGALLSAGDLHAAQGDGELSGTGIEMDGHLTLRVHVEKRAGITTPEFTTPTHGGSSRQWHVTTGHDPELMTAARIALRALLRRLEPRGLTLEQAYVLASACVDLKISQIVDAPNYTVSAFLPLDIFTGH; the protein is encoded by the coding sequence ATGACCGACCACCACCTGGGCACCGATCACATCCACACCGTCTGGGACAACGCCCTGCCTCCAGCGCTGACGATCGAACCGGGCGACACGGTCACGCTCGACACGTTGGACGCCTCGGACGGCGGCGTGGCCCGGCGCGTGGCGACCGGCGACCTGACTCCGCCTGCTGGGCTGGTCGACGTGATCTCCCGCGACCTGCGTCCGCTACGGAACGGCCCGCGCGGCCATCCCCTGACTGGGCCGATCTCGGTCGAGGGCGCGCAGCCAGGCGACGCCCTGCGCATCGAGATCCTGGACGTGCGGGCAGCCGACTGGGGCTGGACCGGCTGCCGCCCCGATGGGATCGGCCTGCTCGACGCCGTGCTGGGCGCGGAGGGCCTCCAGCCGTACACGCACTTCTGGGATCTGCGTGCCCGGACGCACACGGAGTTTCTGCCCGGCATTCGCCTGCCCCTCGCGCCGTTTCCTGGCGTGATCGGCGTGGCCCCCGGCGCGACCGGCCCGCACCCCACGTCCCCGCCCAGGCAGGTCGGTGGGAACATGGATATCCGGCAACTCGTGGCGGGCTCGGTGCTGTGGCTGCCGGTGGAGGTGCCGGGCGCGCTGCTGTCGGCGGGGGACCTGCACGCAGCCCAGGGAGACGGCGAACTGTCGGGCACCGGCATCGAGATGGACGGGCACCTCACCCTGCGCGTTCATGTCGAGAAGCGCGCCGGCATCACCACGCCCGAATTCACCACCCCAACCCACGGCGGCAGCAGCCGGCAATGGCACGTCACCACTGGCCACGACCCGGAGCTGATGACCGCCGCCCGGATCGCCCTGCGTGCCCTGCTTCGCCGGCTGGAACCGCGCGGCCTCACGCTGGAGCAGGCCTACGTCCTGGCGAGCGCCTGCGTGGATCTGAAGATCAGCCAGATCGTGGACGCCCCCAACTACACCGTCAGCGCGTTCCTGCCGCTGGACATCTTCACAGGGCATTGA
- the rsr gene encoding RNA-binding protein Rsr: MKNYLNAINPLKRTQTERLDSRQVVNHTGGFVYALSDEARLTRFLILGTDGGTFYATERAHTVQATEFVKTFVQLDAGAALRVTLDVIRAGRAPKPNPALLVLALIAKTAPEVAVRKAAWDVLPEVARTGTMLLHFLAFADALGGWGRLTRRGVARVYEDVGVEKLALWAVKYKARDGWSQADALRKAHPKTTDAGRNAVLKFMVDGVLPDAGEISEPALRVIEGHLLAQRVTTDKEAAILMRGYGLPIEAIPTHLRGAEVYRAAMQTNGLTWLLRNLGNLGRVGVLTANDRDIVREVVNRVTDPDALKRGRIHPLDALKAHLVYAQGRGVKGKGEWVPVPQVVDALQDAFYLAFGAVQPAGKRVLLGLDVSGSMGMGTVGGVPGLSPLKATAAMALVTARTEPAYSALAFSAAGGGYGGRWGGGTPGLTPLTLSARQRLDDVMTAMSKIPMGGTDCALPMLWAAKNKVPVDTFVVYTDNETWAGNVHPTVALDQYRQTMGIGARLIVVGMTATEFTIADKDRADMLDVVGFDTAAPGIMTAFARGEL; the protein is encoded by the coding sequence ATGAAGAACTACCTGAACGCCATCAATCCCCTGAAGCGCACGCAGACCGAGCGGCTCGATTCCCGCCAGGTCGTGAACCACACGGGCGGCTTCGTGTACGCCCTGTCGGACGAGGCGCGCCTGACCCGGTTCCTGATCCTGGGCACGGACGGCGGCACCTTCTACGCGACTGAGCGCGCACACACCGTGCAGGCGACGGAATTCGTGAAGACTTTCGTGCAGCTCGACGCGGGCGCAGCCCTGCGCGTGACGCTGGACGTGATCCGTGCGGGCCGCGCGCCGAAGCCCAACCCGGCGCTGCTGGTGCTGGCCCTGATTGCGAAGACCGCGCCGGAGGTGGCGGTTCGCAAGGCCGCCTGGGACGTGCTGCCTGAGGTAGCGCGCACGGGCACCATGCTGCTGCACTTCTTGGCGTTCGCGGACGCGCTGGGCGGCTGGGGTCGCCTGACGCGCCGGGGCGTGGCGCGCGTGTACGAGGACGTGGGCGTGGAGAAGCTGGCGCTGTGGGCCGTGAAGTACAAGGCCCGCGACGGCTGGAGCCAGGCCGATGCCCTGCGCAAGGCGCACCCGAAGACCACGGACGCGGGCCGCAACGCGGTGCTGAAGTTCATGGTGGATGGCGTGCTGCCGGATGCGGGCGAGATCAGCGAACCGGCCCTGCGCGTGATCGAGGGCCACCTGCTGGCCCAGCGCGTGACCACGGACAAGGAGGCCGCGATCCTGATGCGCGGCTACGGCCTGCCCATCGAGGCGATTCCCACCCACCTGCGCGGCGCTGAGGTGTACCGCGCAGCCATGCAGACGAATGGGCTGACGTGGCTGCTGCGGAACCTGGGCAACCTGGGCCGCGTGGGCGTGCTGACCGCGAACGACCGCGACATCGTGCGTGAGGTCGTGAACCGCGTGACCGACCCGGACGCGCTGAAGCGTGGGCGCATCCACCCGCTGGACGCGCTGAAGGCACATCTGGTGTACGCGCAGGGTCGCGGCGTGAAGGGCAAGGGCGAGTGGGTGCCTGTTCCGCAGGTCGTGGACGCCCTTCAGGATGCGTTTTACCTGGCCTTCGGGGCGGTGCAGCCCGCCGGGAAGCGCGTCCTGCTGGGTCTGGACGTCTCGGGCAGCATGGGCATGGGCACCGTGGGCGGCGTACCGGGCCTGAGCCCGTTGAAGGCGACGGCGGCCATGGCGCTGGTCACGGCCCGCACGGAACCGGCGTACTCGGCCCTGGCGTTCAGCGCGGCGGGCGGCGGCTACGGTGGGCGCTGGGGCGGCGGCACGCCCGGCCTGACCCCGCTGACCCTCAGCGCCCGCCAGCGGCTGGACGACGTGATGACAGCCATGTCGAAGATCCCGATGGGTGGCACCGACTGCGCCCTGCCGATGCTCTGGGCAGCGAAGAATAAGGTGCCGGTGGATACCTTCGTGGTGTACACCGACAACGAGACCTGGGCGGGGAACGTCCATCCGACGGTCGCGCTCGACCAGTACCGTCAGACGATGGGGATCGGCGCGCGCCTGATCGTGGTCGGCATGACCGCGACCGAGTTCACCATCGCCGACAAGGATCGGGCCGACATGCTGGATGTCGTGGGCTTCGACACGGCTGCGCCGGGCATCATGACGGCCTTCGCGCGGGGTGAGCTGTAG
- a CDS encoding DAK2 domain-containing protein: MLRYATDWLGVYREQVNALNVYPVPDGDTGTNMHLTMQSVRRELDTCEQTSMPSVARAISYGALLGARGNSGVILSQLLKGFAEAIRDAATVDAALLGRALQAAQKAGYGAVMKPVEGTILTVARGVAEGAQGSDIEEVLENALFKGQELLDQTPEMLPALKQAGVIDSGGQGYLYLVEGMLAELRGEALPPAPEITSYAQQQFENEEFGFCTEFLMSEATEPIEKIRELVTPFGDSLLVVGAEGYVKGHIHTNEPDQLLATVGRYGKMLKTKVEDMSEQHTEILGMTGAAAKAEEEVPPSGLVAVANGYGLVKLFRSLGARIVSGGQTANPSVQDIVDAVRSVSAQKVIILPNNKNVLMAAEKAMELMDGRAVVIPTRTLGQGIGAALAFQADMDADDLKDAMTEGAGNVTTFEVTRASRTTNITTKEGQTLDIKEGDVIGLKDDELVQAGGAPEDSVLEMLNRAYAGQEVVTVFGGPQKTPDDLDALSAKISAAFPMVEVEAHAGGPDLYDYLVTLE; encoded by the coding sequence ATGCTGCGCTACGCGACGGACTGGCTGGGCGTGTACCGCGAGCAGGTGAACGCCCTGAACGTGTACCCCGTGCCGGACGGCGACACGGGCACGAACATGCACCTGACCATGCAGTCCGTGCGCCGCGAGCTGGACACCTGCGAGCAGACCAGCATGCCCAGCGTGGCCCGCGCGATCAGTTACGGCGCGCTGCTGGGCGCGCGGGGGAACAGTGGCGTGATCCTGTCGCAACTCCTCAAGGGTTTTGCGGAGGCGATCCGGGACGCAGCCACTGTGGACGCGGCGCTGCTGGGACGGGCCCTCCAGGCCGCTCAGAAAGCCGGCTACGGCGCGGTGATGAAGCCGGTCGAGGGCACCATCCTGACCGTCGCGCGGGGCGTGGCCGAGGGCGCGCAGGGAAGCGACATCGAGGAGGTGCTGGAGAACGCGCTGTTCAAGGGGCAGGAACTCCTCGACCAGACGCCCGAGATGCTCCCGGCGCTGAAGCAGGCGGGCGTGATCGACTCCGGCGGCCAGGGCTACCTGTACTTGGTCGAGGGCATGCTGGCCGAGCTGCGCGGTGAGGCGCTGCCGCCCGCGCCGGAGATCACGAGCTACGCGCAGCAGCAGTTCGAGAACGAGGAGTTCGGCTTCTGCACCGAATTCCTGATGTCGGAAGCGACCGAGCCCATCGAAAAGATCCGCGAGCTGGTCACGCCCTTCGGGGACAGCCTGCTGGTGGTGGGCGCGGAAGGGTACGTGAAGGGCCACATCCACACCAACGAACCAGATCAACTGCTGGCCACCGTCGGGCGCTACGGCAAGATGCTCAAGACCAAGGTCGAGGACATGTCCGAGCAGCACACGGAAATCCTGGGCATGACCGGCGCCGCCGCGAAGGCCGAGGAGGAGGTTCCGCCGTCGGGACTGGTGGCCGTGGCGAACGGGTACGGACTGGTGAAACTGTTCCGCAGCCTGGGCGCCCGCATCGTGTCCGGCGGGCAGACGGCAAATCCAAGCGTGCAGGACATCGTGGACGCCGTGCGCTCCGTGAGCGCCCAGAAGGTCATCATCCTGCCGAACAACAAGAACGTCCTGATGGCCGCCGAGAAGGCCATGGAACTCATGGACGGCCGCGCCGTCGTGATTCCCACGCGCACGCTCGGGCAGGGCATCGGAGCGGCGCTGGCCTTCCAGGCGGACATGGACGCCGACGATCTGAAGGACGCCATGACCGAGGGGGCCGGGAACGTCACGACCTTCGAGGTCACGCGCGCCAGCCGCACCACCAACATCACGACCAAAGAGGGTCAGACGCTGGACATCAAGGAGGGCGATGTGATCGGGCTGAAGGACGACGAACTCGTCCAGGCGGGAGGTGCGCCCGAGGACAGCGTGCTGGAGATGCTGAACAGGGCCTACGCCGGACAGGAGGTCGTGACCGTGTTCGGCGGCCCGCAGAAAACGCCGGACGACCTGGACGCGCTGTCGGCGAAGATCAGCGCCGCGTTCCCCATGGTCGAGGTCGAGGCCCACGCTGGCGGGCCGGATCTGTACGACTACCTCGTGACACTGGAATAA
- a CDS encoding Asp23/Gls24 family envelope stress response protein, with product MSGSIHITEAALASLIGLTAHEIPGVVGMAPANLREGISRVLGRANASEGVVIGKDSGKYTADLFIVAAYGVSIPTVAQNIVDRVMHTVKTQAGIDLAATRVHAVGVQRV from the coding sequence GTGAGCGGCTCCATACACATAACCGAGGCGGCCCTCGCCTCGCTGATCGGGCTGACGGCCCACGAGATTCCCGGCGTGGTGGGCATGGCCCCCGCGAACCTGCGCGAGGGCATCAGCCGCGTGCTGGGCCGCGCGAATGCCAGCGAGGGCGTGGTGATCGGCAAGGACAGCGGAAAGTACACGGCGGATCTGTTCATCGTGGCGGCGTATGGCGTGAGCATTCCGACGGTGGCGCAGAACATCGTGGATCGCGTGATGCACACCGTGAAGACCCAGGCGGGTATCGACCTGGCCGCGACCCGCGTGCACGCCGTGGGGGTCCAACGTGTCTGA
- a CDS encoding DUF4032 domain-containing protein: protein MSSLHHRTAARHEVERARFMSDIRDMVAVLRRQPNELLPFDWVKHLAPEGEHQLGIQTIPVDHIIGSVDRYREFDRHYLPKEPHLDERWIGVRSAQLDGKELPPIQVYKVGDLYFVKDGNHRVSVARRQGQKFIDAYVIELNVTVPPDEGDTLKDLIIKGEYAQFLKATDLDRILPEHREILFTTPGRYEKLLEHIRTREYYLNQKRAAEGKEPVTWEEAVESWYTRLYLRIVENLDLHHVMFRFPGRTEADLYLWIMDHRYFLTQKYGHDVGSEEATRDFGEHFAPPLYKRIGQRMQLMLTGKLDPAM, encoded by the coding sequence ATGTCCTCACTTCACCACCGCACCGCCGCCCGGCACGAGGTCGAACGCGCCCGCTTCATGAGCGATATCCGCGACATGGTCGCCGTGCTGCGCCGCCAACCGAACGAGCTGCTGCCCTTCGACTGGGTCAAGCACCTGGCCCCCGAAGGCGAGCACCAGCTCGGCATCCAGACCATTCCCGTGGATCACATCATCGGCAGCGTCGACCGCTACCGTGAATTCGACCGCCACTACCTGCCCAAGGAACCCCACCTCGACGAACGCTGGATCGGCGTGCGCAGCGCCCAGCTGGACGGCAAGGAACTCCCGCCCATCCAGGTGTACAAGGTCGGCGACCTGTACTTCGTCAAGGACGGCAACCACCGCGTGTCGGTCGCCCGCCGCCAGGGCCAGAAGTTCATCGACGCCTACGTGATCGAACTGAACGTGACCGTGCCGCCCGACGAGGGCGACACCCTCAAGGACCTGATCATCAAAGGCGAGTACGCCCAGTTCCTGAAGGCCACCGACCTCGACCGCATCCTCCCGGAGCACCGCGAGATCCTGTTCACCACTCCCGGCCGCTACGAGAAACTGCTGGAGCACATCCGAACCCGCGAGTACTACCTGAACCAGAAACGCGCGGCAGAAGGCAAGGAACCCGTGACCTGGGAAGAGGCGGTCGAGAGCTGGTACACCCGCCTCTACCTGCGGATCGTGGAGAACCTCGACCTGCACCACGTCATGTTCCGCTTCCCCGGCCGCACCGAGGCCGACCTGTACCTGTGGATCATGGACCACCGCTACTTCCTGACGCAGAAGTACGGCCATGACGTCGGATCCGAGGAAGCCACCCGCGATTTCGGCGAGCACTTCGCCCCCCCGCTGTACAAACGCATCGGCCAGCGCATGCAGCTGATGCTCACGGGAAAACTCGATCCGGCGATGTGA
- a CDS encoding sulfite oxidase-like oxidoreductase, with the protein MLGNFFKKPADNMGGRVPPGQTLTTRFPVLTYGPTQHYRPEDVVIRISGLAREQTFTWADLLALPQTTLTYDIHCVTHWSKFDTTWTGVRVTDLMEHLQLEPGATHVMQHSVGGYTTNLSLDDFTRPENLLAHTFNGEPLDAEHGGPLRLVVPHLYFWKSAKWLTGLEFMAADKPGFWEVNGYHMRGDPFKEQRYDDDK; encoded by the coding sequence ATGCTTGGCAACTTCTTCAAAAAACCGGCAGACAACATGGGGGGACGCGTGCCGCCCGGTCAGACGCTCACGACCCGCTTTCCTGTCCTGACCTACGGCCCCACGCAGCATTACCGGCCCGAAGACGTGGTCATCCGCATCAGTGGTCTGGCGCGCGAGCAGACCTTCACGTGGGCCGACCTCCTCGCGTTGCCGCAGACCACCCTGACCTACGACATCCACTGCGTGACGCACTGGAGTAAGTTCGACACCACCTGGACCGGCGTGCGCGTCACCGACCTGATGGAACACCTGCAGCTCGAGCCGGGGGCCACACACGTCATGCAGCACTCGGTCGGTGGGTACACCACGAACCTGAGCCTGGACGATTTCACCCGGCCCGAGAACCTGCTGGCACATACATTCAATGGCGAACCGCTGGACGCCGAGCACGGAGGCCCGCTTCGGCTGGTCGTGCCGCACCTGTACTTCTGGAAGAGTGCCAAGTGGTTGACCGGTCTGGAGTTCATGGCCGCCGATAAGCCCGGCTTCTGGGAAGTGAACGGCTACCACATGCGCGGCGATCCCTTCAAGGAACAGCGCTACGACGACGACAAAT